The genomic segment GAGGGGGCCGCCGACTGCGAGCCCGACGGGGACGAGCCGAGGCCGATGTCCGTGCTCCCGCTCCAGCAGGCGCCGCTCGACACGGCGCGGGCACGGTAACCCCGATGATCTCCGGACACGGCCGCCGACTACACTCGCCGGGGGCTACGCATCCGGACCCCTCGGGCACCGAGGGTGACCAACGGGCGTACCCACAGGCCGGGTTGGGGATATTCGGCCGCTTCAAGCGCAAACCAGCACGCCATTCATCGGGGAGACGTTCCATGTCCGAATCCACATCCGACTCCGGCGAGGGTCACGACAACGCCGGGGGTCGCCACCGCGGTACCGCTTCGCCGCACGACAGCGACGGCGACCCGCACGGCCGCCACCGGCGCCCTGCGGGCAGCAAGGACTGAAGGACGGCCGGCTGACGAGACCCTTGGGTCTCGTCAGCCGGCCGGGCCGGAGCAGCAGGACTACTCGTGCTTGAGGCCCAGCACTTCGGTGGCCGCGAACGTGTGGTTCGGGTCGCGGTCCGCGTAGTAAGGAGTCAGCAGGCCGTCGAGTTCGTCGTGGCTGAAGACGTCCTTGGCGGTGTCGAACTTGGCGGCGACGCGGGGGCGGTCGATGACCGCGACCATGCCGCCGTGCACCACGAAGAGCTGGCCGTTGGCGCGCGCGGCCGCGGGTGAGGCGAGGTAGCCGACGAGCGGTGAGACGTGCTCGGGAGCGAGCGGGTCGAGACCCTCCGCCACCTCCAGATAGCCCGCGAAGACGTCCTCCGTCATCCGGGTGCGGGCCCGCGGGCAGATCGCGTTGGCGGTGACGCCGTACTTGCCGAGCGCGAGCGCCGTGGAGGTGGTGAGCCCGACGATGCCGCCCTTGGCGGCGGCGTAGTTGGGCTGCCCGGCCGAGCCGGCGAGGAACGCCTCGGAGGAGGTGTTGACGACCCGGCCGTAGACCGGTCCACCCGCCGCCTTGGAACGTTCCCGCCAGTGGACGGCCGCGAAGTGGGTCGTGTTGAAGTGGCCCTTGAGATGGACGTGGATCACCGCGTCCCACTCCGCCTCCGACATGGAGAAGATCATCCGGTCGCGGAGGATGCCCGCGTTGTTGACCAGGATGTCGAGCTTTCCGTAGGTGTCGACGGCGAGCTGGATCAGCCCGCGGGCCTCCTCGAAGTCGGCCACGTCGCCGTGGTGGGCGATGGCCTGCCCGCCCGCCGCGACGATCTCGGCCGCAACCTCCTCCGCCGGGGTGGCCGACGCCGCACCGGAGCCGTCCCGGCCCGGCTGCCCGAAGTCGTTGACGACGACGCTCGCGCCGAGCCGTCCCAACTCCAGGGCTTCGGCCCGCCCGAGGCCGCGCCCGGCCCCGGTGACGATCGCGGCCAGACCCGACAGTTGCTGCCCGTGCACAGACATCCTGGTCCTCTCAGCTACATCTACGACGACAGGTGCGGGTTCGGATGGTTCACGTCGTTCGGACGGCTCAGATGGTGATGCAGGTGCGCAGCGCCTCGCCGGTGCGCATCTGGTCGATCGCGTCGTTGATCTCCTCCAGCCGCACCCGGTGGGTGATCAGGCCCTCCAGGTCGATGCGGCCGGCGCGCCAGAGCTTGATGACGCGCTCGTAGGAGCGCAGCACGTCGCCGCCGCCGTAGAGCGACGGCAGGATGCGCTTCTCGTCGAAGAACAGCTCGAACATGTTGATCTGCAGGTTGTCGTCCATGGCGCCGGCGCCGACGATGCACAGGGTGCCGCCGCGGCGGGTGTTCTCGTACGCGGTGCGGGCGGTGGCGGACTTGCCGACGACCTCGAAGACGTAGTCGAAGCCCTCGCCCGCGGTGATGCGGTTCTTGGCGTCGGCGAGCCCGTCGGGGGCGATGCCCTCGGTGGCGCCGAACCGCAGGGCCGCCTCGCGCCGGCTCTCGACCGGGTCGATGGCGACGATCTCGGCGGCGCCGAGCGCCCGCGCGCCCTGGATGACGCTGATGCCGACCCCGCCGCAGCCGATGACGGCGACCGAGGAGCCGGCCTCCACCTTGGCGGTGTTGATGGCGGCGCCGATGCCGGTGGTGACCCCGCAGCCGATCAGCGCGGCGATCTCGTACGGCACGTCGTCCGGGATCGGGACGGCGCACAGCGCGTCGACCACGACCTCCTCGGCGAAGGTGCCGGTGCCGGCGAAGCCGAAGACATCGCCGCCGGGGCGCTTGTAGTTGGGGGTGCCGGCGTTGAGGAAGCCGGCGATGCAGAGCTGGGTCTGGCCGCGCTTGCAGGACGCGCAGGCGCCGCAGGCCGGCAGCCAGCAGACCAGCACGCGGTCGCCGGCCTTGACGTTGGTGACGCCTTCGCCGACCTCGATGATCTCGCCGGCGCCTTCGTGGCCGGGCACGAACGGCGCGGGCTGCGGCAGCACACCGCTCATCGCCGACAGGTCGGAGTGACACAGTCCGGTCGCCCGGATGCGGATCCGCACCTTGCCGGGCCCGAATCCCACCGCCTCGATGTCGTCGACGACTTCGAGCTTGTCCTGGCCTATCTCCTGCTGGATTGCTGCGCGCACGGGGCGGCTCCCTTCGCGAGGTGCGGAATGGTGCGGGGTGATGCGGGCGGTGCGGTCGTTCGCCGATGGAGTGCTGATGGAGTGCTGACGGAGTTACGCGTGTTCGACGACCGTGTCCGCGAGGACCGGTGCGTCGTCCCGGTCGGCCGAGGTCGCCGACACCTGGATGCGGCCGCCCTCGCGCCACATCCGCACGCGCAGCGTCTCGCCGGGGAAGAAGATCCCGGCGAAGCGGGTGGAGTAGGCGCGGACCCGCGCCACATCGCCGTCGAGCATGGTGTCGACGACGGCCTTGAGGACGATCCCGTACGAGCACAGGCCGTGCAGGATCGGCTTGTCGAAGCCGGCGACCTTGGCGAACTCGGGGTCCGCGTGCAGCGGGTTCCAGTCGCCGGACAGCCGGTAGAGCAGCGCCTGGTCCTCGCGGGTGGCGATCTCGGCGGTCCGGTCCGGCTCCCGGCCGGGCGCCTCGGTGCGGACGGAGGGGCCGCGGTCGCCGCCGAAGCCGCCTTCGCCGCGGACGAAGATCTGGGTGTCGGCCGCCCACAACGGTCCCTCGTCGTCGGCGACTTCGGAGCGCAGCACGATGACGGCCGCCTTGCCCTTGTCGTACACGGCGGCGATCCGGCTGGTCTGCACGGCCTTCCCGGTGACCGGGATCGGGCGGTGCAGCTCGATGCGCTGGCCGCCGTGCAGCACGGCGGCGAGGTTCACGTCGATCCCGGGTGCGCTGAGCCCGCCGGCGGCGGCGAGGCTGCCGCCCGCGACGGTGACGAAGCTGGGCAGCACCTGCAGTCTGCTCTCCAGCGTGTAGCGCAGCTCGTCGGGATCGGTGGCGGGCCGGCCCGCGCCCACGCCCAGGTGGTAGAGCAGGACGTCCTTGTGGTCCCAGGCGAGGTCGGTGGTGCGGGGTTCGGCCGCGGTGGCCTTCGCGACGTCGATGGGCATGGTCCGGCTTGCTCCTTCGCCGTGGGGGCAGGGACGGGCACTGACCGGCGCGGGCGGGCGCCGGATACGGGCCGGCGGGCGCCGACGGCGGTGCCCGCGTGTCTTGGAGGACCCCGGCGCGGCTGTCCGCACCGTCGGCCGCGCCGGGGTCGATCACGGACTGCTAGAACGTGTTCTAGCAGTGGCTCATGTATAACGCATCGCCCTGAGCCTGTGAATAGCTGACGCACCATCAGATCACACTACCGGTGACATTTGTCCCGGCCGACCCCGTACATTCCCCTCTGCCGAGGTCAGGGGCGCTCTCCGTACCGTCGACGGCATGACGACAACCAAGGCGAGCGAGCCCGCGGTGCGGTTCTCCGGGGCGGTCAAGGCCTTCGGCGGCGTCCGCGCCGTGGACGGGATCGACCTGGAGATCCGGCGCGGTGAGGCCGTGGCCCTGCTGGGCCGCAACGGGGCCGGGAAGTCCACCGCGATCGGCCTGCTGCTCGGGCTGGACGCGCCCGACGCCGGCGAGGTGCGGCTGTTCGGCGGCCCGCCGGAGCGGGCCGTGCGCCAGGGCCGGGTCGGCGCGATGCTGCAGGACGGCCGGCCGGTGCCGCGGGTCACCGTGCGCGAGCTCGTCACGTTCGTCGCCCGGACGTACCCCGCGCCGATGCCCGTGGACGAGGCCCTGGAGCTGGCCGGTCTCACCGGACTCGCCCGCCGCCGGATCGACCGGATCTCCGGCGGCCAGGCCCAGCGGGTGC from the Streptomyces sp. RKAG293 genome contains:
- a CDS encoding Zn-dependent alcohol dehydrogenase — protein: MRAAIQQEIGQDKLEVVDDIEAVGFGPGKVRIRIRATGLCHSDLSAMSGVLPQPAPFVPGHEGAGEIIEVGEGVTNVKAGDRVLVCWLPACGACASCKRGQTQLCIAGFLNAGTPNYKRPGGDVFGFAGTGTFAEEVVVDALCAVPIPDDVPYEIAALIGCGVTTGIGAAINTAKVEAGSSVAVIGCGGVGISVIQGARALGAAEIVAIDPVESRREAALRFGATEGIAPDGLADAKNRITAGEGFDYVFEVVGKSATARTAYENTRRGGTLCIVGAGAMDDNLQINMFELFFDEKRILPSLYGGGDVLRSYERVIKLWRAGRIDLEGLITHRVRLEEINDAIDQMRTGEALRTCITI
- a CDS encoding 3-oxoacyl-ACP reductase, giving the protein MSVHGQQLSGLAAIVTGAGRGLGRAEALELGRLGASVVVNDFGQPGRDGSGAASATPAEEVAAEIVAAGGQAIAHHGDVADFEEARGLIQLAVDTYGKLDILVNNAGILRDRMIFSMSEAEWDAVIHVHLKGHFNTTHFAAVHWRERSKAAGGPVYGRVVNTSSEAFLAGSAGQPNYAAAKGGIVGLTTSTALALGKYGVTANAICPRARTRMTEDVFAGYLEVAEGLDPLAPEHVSPLVGYLASPAAARANGQLFVVHGGMVAVIDRPRVAAKFDTAKDVFSHDELDGLLTPYYADRDPNHTFAATEVLGLKHE
- a CDS encoding MaoC/PaaZ C-terminal domain-containing protein — its product is MPIDVAKATAAEPRTTDLAWDHKDVLLYHLGVGAGRPATDPDELRYTLESRLQVLPSFVTVAGGSLAAAGGLSAPGIDVNLAAVLHGGQRIELHRPIPVTGKAVQTSRIAAVYDKGKAAVIVLRSEVADDEGPLWAADTQIFVRGEGGFGGDRGPSVRTEAPGREPDRTAEIATREDQALLYRLSGDWNPLHADPEFAKVAGFDKPILHGLCSYGIVLKAVVDTMLDGDVARVRAYSTRFAGIFFPGETLRVRMWREGGRIQVSATSADRDDAPVLADTVVEHA